The proteins below come from a single Ictalurus furcatus strain D&B chromosome 15, Billie_1.0, whole genome shotgun sequence genomic window:
- the zgc:171775 gene encoding STKc_p38 domain-containing protein: protein MASPLRAGFHRLEVQKTSWEIPDRYTTLNPIGPGAYGTVCSAIDQKTKEKVAIKKLYRPFQSLIHAKRAYRELRLLRHIQHDNVICLLDVFTPDSSLDKFQTFYLVMPFVAQDLGHIMKRRRLTEKVIVYLFYQLLRGLKYIHSAGIIHRDLKPNNLAVDENCELKILDFGLARHAEMEMTGYVVTRWYRAPEVIFNWMHYTQTVDIWSAGCILAEMITGEVLFPGNDSMDQLNMILRLMGTPHSSLVQKMQSKDARSYVQSLPVQKKKVLRDVFPSMDSKAVNLLEKTLMLDPEVRLTAKDGLTHPYLSEFHDPESEPESPSYDDSFESLELAVSEWKSLIHMEIMTFDPDNPRQTAI, encoded by the exons ATGGCTTCCCCCTTGAGAGCGGGCTTCCACAGACTGGAGGTTCAAAAAACCTCATGGGAAATCCCGGACCgatacacaacattaaatcctATAGGCCCCGGGGCATATGGGACAGTATG CTCCGCTATTGACCAGAAAACGAAGGAGAAGGTGGCCATTAAAAAGCTGTACCGACCGTTCCAGTCTCTGATCCATGCGAAGCGGGCCTACAGAGAACTTCGACTGTTACGCCACATCCAACATGACAAT GTGATCTGCCTTCTGGATGTTTTCACTCCTGATTCCTCACTGGACAAATTCCAGACTTT CTATTTGGTAATGCCATTTGTGGCTCAGGATCTTGGCCACAtaatgaagaggaggaggctCACTGAAAAAGTCATTGTCTATTTGTTCTACCAGTTACTCAGAGGGCTAAAG TACATACATTCCGCTGGGATCATTCATCGG GATCTGAAGCCAAACAACCTTGCTGTTGATGAAAACTGTGAGTTAAAG ATATTGGACTTTGGATTGGCGAGACATGCAGAGATGGAGATGACTGGCTATGTTGTGACACGGTGGTACAGAGCACCTGAAGTCATTTTCAACTGGATGCATTACACTCAGACAG TTGACATATGGTCTGCTGGTTGCATCCTGGCTGAGATGATCACCGGTGAGGTGCTTTTCCCAGGAAATGACA GTATGGACCAGCTAAACATGATCCTCCGTCTGATGGGAACACCACACTCATCACTGGTGCAGAAAATGCAGAGCAAAGAT GCAAGGTCATATGTACAGTCTCTCCCAGTCCAGAAAAAGAAAGTTCTCAGAGATGTCTTCCCATCCATGGATTCCAAAG CTGTGAATCTGCTTGAGAAGACTCTGATGTTGGACCCAGAAGTCAGACTGACAGCTAAAGATGGACTGACTCACCCCTACCTCTCGGAGTTTCACGACCCAGAAAGCGAACCGGAATCTCCCTCTTATGACGACTCTTTTGAGAGCCTGGAGCTGGCTGTTAGCGAGTGGAAGA GTCTTATACACATGGAGAtaatgacctttgaccctgaCAATCCTAGACAGACTGCAATATAA